AATAAACATGTGTTAGCTGTACAAGAAGTGGATGACTTATATGAGGTTGAGGTTTGAATCCTGAAGAAGCTTGTGAACTTTTCAGTTTGTATGCCTTTAAACAAAATCTTCCCAAATCAGATTACAGAAACCTCGCATGTCGTGTTGTAGGCTATTGTCAAGGGCTTCCATTAGCTCTAAAAGTTCTAGGTTCTCTCTTATTCAACAAGACAATACCTGAATGGGAAAGTGAATTGCGTAAATTGGACAGAGAACCTGAAGCGGAAATTCACAATGTGCTTAAACGAAGCTATGATGGATTAGATCGTACAGAAAAAAGCATATTTCTTGATGTTGCATGTTTTTTTAACGGTGAAGGTAGAGATTTTGTGTCAAGAATATTAGATGCTTGTGATTTCCCTACagaaattggaataaaaaatctaattgaTAAGTGTCTTATAACTCTCCCATACAACCAAATACGTATGCATGATTTGATACAACGTATGGGCTGGGAAATTGTTCGTGAAAAATTTCCTGATGAGCCAAACAAATGGAGCAGATTGTGGGATCCCCATGATATTAACCGTGCGCTTACAACATATGAGGTAAGAGCCTAATGCATAAATTCACTTAAGCTCTAGTTAAAGATATATCCATATAAGTTGAGTTagtttatatttatgtttgcCTTATCCTTGTTATTTTTCAGGGAATAAAAGGAGTTGAAACAATTAACTTGGACTTGTCTAAGTTAAAAAGAGTACGCTTCAATTCaaatgttttctcaaagatgACTAGTCTTCGATTGCTCAAAGTTCATTCAAATGTCAATCTAgatcattattctttttatgaGGACATTGAGGAAGAGGGAGAAGATATAATGGCTTGTAAGGATTATCATTATTCTGTAATGAAAATTGCTTCTAAAATGCAACTTGGCCTAGATTTTAAAATTCCTTCTTATGAGTTAAGGTATCTTTATTGGCATGGGTATCCTTTAGATTCTTTACCATCAAATTTTGATGGAGAGAACCTTGTTGAACTTCACTTGAAGTGTAGCAACATAAAACAACTATGGCCAGAGAATGAggtattattatcatttaataatgatttcttttgctttatattgattttaaaattactaatagttatttcttttattgaaacTATTTTCTTTAGGTGCAGTATCTTGAAAGTTTAAAGGTCATTGATCTAAGTTACTCAAAGAAGCTCGATCAAATGCCAAAATTCTCAAGCCTGTCAAATTTGGAGAGACTAATTCTTAACGGTTGTGTAAGCTTGATTGATATTCACCCATCTGTTGGAGATCTCAAGAAGCTTACTACCTTAAATTTGAGGCGGTGTCATAAGCTCAAGGGTTTGCCAAGTAGCATTAGCAAATTGGAATCTCTTGAATTTCTCGATCTCTCCAAATGTTCAAGCTTTTGCAATTGGGATCTTTATCCTTGTGGACTCTCAAACTTAGAGAAATGTCTGGTGAACCAACAAAATATGAGAAGTTTACGGCTTCTATATTTGTGCAAGACTGCTATTAGAGAACTTCCAAGCAGCATTGACTTAGAATCTGTTGAGATTCTTGATCTCTCTAATTGTTTTGAGTTTGAGAAATTTTCGGAGAATGGagcaaaaatgaaaagtttACAGCGGCTTGTTTTAACCAATACTGCTATTAAAGAACTCCCAACAGGTATTGCTAACTGGGAATCTCTTCCAACTCTTGATCTTTCTAAATGCtcaaagtttgagaaatttccGGAGATCCAAGGAAATATGAGAAGTTTAAAGAagcttcttttaaaaaatactgcTATTAAGGATCTGCCTGATAGCATTGGAGACTTGGAATCTCTTGAGTTGCTTGATCTTTCTAAATGCtcaaagtttgagaaatttccaGAGAAGGGAGGGAACATGAAAAGTTTAACGGAGCTTCATTTAAACAATACTGCGATCAAGGGTCTTCCTGATAGCATTGGATACTTGGAATCTCTTGTGATTCTTGATGTCTCTGATTGCtcaaagtttgagaaatttccaGAGAAGGGAGGGAACATGAAAAGTTTAATGGagcttcatttaaaaaatactgCTATTAAGGATCTGCCTGACAGCATTGGAGACTTGGAATCTCTTTGGGTTCTTGATCTCTCTGATTGCtcaaagtttgagaaatttccGGAGAAGGGAGGGAACATGAAAAGGTTATGGGACCTCGATTTAAAAAATACTGCTATTAAGGATCTGCCTGATAGCATTGGAGACTTGGAATCTCTTGAGTCTCTTGATCTCTCCGATTGCtcaaagtttgagaaatttccGGAGAAGGGAGGGAACATGAAAAGTTTAAAGGagctttctttaaaaaatactgCTATTAAGGATCTGCCTGATAGCATTGGAGACTTGGAATCTCTTGAGACTCTTGATCTCTCTGATTGCtcaaagtttgagaaatttccaGAGAAGGGAGGGAACATGAAAAGTTTAAAGGAGCTTCATTTGAAAATTACTGCTATTAAGGATCTTCCCACCAACATTTCTAGGTTGAAAAATCTTCAAAGACTTATCCTCGGTGGCTGCTCAGACCTGTGGGAAGGATTAATAAGCAATCAGCTTTGCAATCTGCAAAAACTTAATATCAGTCAATGCAAAATGGCTGGACAAATTCTGGTGCTTCCTTCAAGTCTACAAGAAATAGACGCATACCATTGCACAAGCAAGGAAGATTTATCAGGTCTGCTCTGGCTTTGCCACCTCAACTGGTTGAAATCCACAACAGAGGtaatgcaatattttttttttaattatgccacttaaacctttttttatataaagtcaatatttacataataattTGTGCAGGAGTTGAAATGCTGGAAACTCAGAGCTGTTATTCCTGAAAGTAGTGGAATTCCAGAGTGGATAAG
The window above is part of the Vitis riparia cultivar Riparia Gloire de Montpellier isolate 1030 chromosome 12, EGFV_Vit.rip_1.0, whole genome shotgun sequence genome. Proteins encoded here:
- the LOC117926529 gene encoding LOW QUALITY PROTEIN: disease resistance protein RUN1-like (The sequence of the model RefSeq protein was modified relative to this genomic sequence to represent the inferred CDS: inserted 3 bases in 2 codons); this encodes MASTSYFRASSSSSSTPAIPRTSTYDVFLSFRGEDTRYNFTDHLYSALGRRGIHTFRDDKLRRGEAIAPELLKAIEESRSSVIVFSENYAHSRWCLDELVKIMECQKDPAHVVFPIFYHVDPSHVRKQEGSFGEAFAGYEENWKDKIPRWRTALTEAANLSGWHILDGYESNQIKEITNSIFRQLKCKRLDVGANLVGIGSRVKEMILRLHMESSDVRIVGICGVGGIGKTTIAKVVYNELSCEFEYMSFLESIGEVPNTEGLCQLQRQLLDDILKGEGSQNINNVDQGASMIKIILSSKRVFIVLDDVGDQNQLKALLRHCECLGEGSSVIITTRNKHVLAVQEVDDLYEVEXLNPEEACELFSLYAFKQNLPKSDYRNLACRVVGYCQGLPLALKVLGSLLFNKTIPEWESELRKLDREPEAEIHNVLKRSYDGLDRTEKSIFLDVACFFNGEGRDFVSRILDACDFPTEIGIKNLIDKCLITLPYNQIRMHDLIQRMGWEIVREKFPDEPNKWSRLWDPHDINRALTTYEGIKGVETINLDLSKLKRVRFNSNVFSKMTSLRLLKVHSNVNLDHYSFYEDIEEEGEDIMACKDYHYSVMKIASKMQLGLDFKIPSYELRYLYWHGYPLDSLPSNFDGENLVELHLKCSNIKQLWPENEVQYLESLKVIDLSYSKKLDQMPKFSSLSNLERLILNGCVSLIDIHPSVGDLKKLTTLNLRRCHKLKGLPSSISKLESLEFLDLSKCSSFCNWDLYPCGLSNLEKCLVNQQNMRSLRLLYLCKTAIRELPSSIDLESVEILDLSNCFEFEKFSENGAKMKSLQRLVLTNTAIKELPTGIANWESLPTLDLSKCSKFEKFPEIQGNMRSLKKLLLKNTAIKDLPDSIGDLESLESLDLSDCSKFEKFPEKGGNMKSLKELSLKNTAIKDLPDSIGDLESLETLDLSDCSKFEKFPEKGGNMKSLKELHLKITAIKDLPTNISRLKNLQRLILGGCSDLWEGLISNQLCNLQKLNISQCKMAGQILVLPSSLQEIDAYHCTSKEDLSGLLWLCHLNWLKSTTEELKCWKLRAVIPESSGIPEWIRYQNIGSEVITELPTNWYEDPDFLGFVVSCVCRHIPRSDFDYCYLDLECELNLHGNGFEFKDDCRFQCGCWTHGNCKDLRDQVWVWWYPKIAIPKEHHHKYTHINASFRGVLTTIKKCSINLIFAGDQQNHMPMLEHPQNSGDNGSALQDTDGNVHGANQDDEHYHIPTLDLLGNFGDIGSVILEGTDGNRKRRRDDSLPDVVEEPHYKRLGXHPTPISRFELHHTDQNEITCGSCRRTSCFFLTTYCFRWKQG